The Hevea brasiliensis isolate MT/VB/25A 57/8 unplaced genomic scaffold, ASM3005281v1 Scaf374, whole genome shotgun sequence genome includes the window ATCCAGTTATGCCAGTTTGTGATCTGGACAAGAGGGTGCCACATGCAAAGAAGATGATGGGCCTTGATGTGGTGGTTTGGTGGGATAGGAATGAGAGTGCCTGGAAGGTATTTGATGATACTTGTCCTCATAGATTGGCCCCATTATCTGAAGGAAGAATTGATCGGTGGGGGAGGTTGCAGTGTGTTTACCATGGTTGGTGCTTCAATGGCTCTGGAGACTGCAAGTTTATCCCCCAAGCACCACCAGATGGTCCTCCTGTAAGAAATCCTTAACTTTAGTCTCCTCCTGTAAGAACTCCTTAACTTTAGTCTCTGTTCATTTTTCTCATGGCCTAAAACTATTTTTTATGCGACTTTTTTTTCCAATAATAGCATCACACACATTTTGCATTTTTGGGTTTCAGTTAATCTTTTTCTTGGTTATATGTTAGACTATCATAGAGGAGATAAATGTTAAAAGGTTTTGTGCATCTATGGTGATTGGTGAAATTCAAGATTCTACTTTTTTCCTAGGTGATCAAATACAGCATTAGTCCATTAAGATTGAAGCATTATAGGTTGCCTTTTGTTGTCCATGTGTCTGTAATTGATTGAACTTTTAAGCATGATCAATTTTACTTTCAATTGAGTAGGCCACCCGCCAAGCTACTGTACTAACttgaactgaaaaaaaaaaaaaattgttaacctCGGAGCACAGCACAGGTGCAATTTGGTTAATTTGCTAAAACATTGAA containing:
- the LOC131177240 gene encoding protochlorophyllide-dependent translocon component 52, chloroplastic-like; translated protein: MPVCDLDKRVPHAKKMMGLDVVVWWDRNESAWKVFDDTCPHRLAPLSEGRIDRWGRLQCVYHGWCFNGSGDCKFIPQAPPDGPPVHTFKKACVAVYPSTVHHDIVWFWPNTDPQYKDIIMKKKPPSIPELDDPSFTKLMGNRDIPYG